The Cryptomeria japonica chromosome 6, Sugi_1.0, whole genome shotgun sequence genomic interval GGTATGAAACCTCCTTTAAATTCCAACAAGCGTCAAATGGAACGACatctaaatatttataaaaaatttgtTAGCCTTCGATAAGGTTGTGAAAATCATGTTGGGAGCTAACAAAGGTTATAGATGCTTTCTACCTTTTTGGAGCATGATGAGTTGACATGTTTAACAATTGAAACAATAAATTTAGAAAACCCATGTTGGTTGCTAATACAGTTGTGATAACCTTGTTGGCTCCTAATGAAAGTTTCAAATCCTTGGCGAAATGTCAACAATAAAAGAACTTACATGAACCTTCAGGAGGTTAAAGGAATCACATTGGGGGCTAAATTTAAGCTTGTAACAACCATGTTGGGAACTAACATGGTTTCTAAAACCATTCAAGAAAGCTAACATAACATTTTACTTCTTTGGTTTTTCTAATTGAAAAAAATTGGTTGATGTGAAAATCCAAGACGACAAGAGAAAAGTACACATACGAACACAAAGGCATAACATTATCTCATATTGATTTTAAGTTTGGGTGTAAAAAAGACTGAAACAAGAACGAACAAAAgcaaaaataatacaataaatttaagtCTCCACACAAAGAAGATGCATTAATCAAGGGTTAACAACCTGGAGTTGATATAACTTGCAAGTTAAACTTAATTTTTGTTTCTAACACAGTCAAAAGAATTTACTGTTCAACTGAATGCATAGAGATCAAAAAGTAAACAGAATCTAGAAGATTGAACTGTGAGAGGAATTTCATTTATACTATTCAATACATTTTACTTTACTAATTTTGGCTAACGAGAACAACTTTTATACATGTCGTTTCTTTATCAATCAGAGAAATAGAACATTGTGATCGATAAGCCCTTAAGGCTGCAAATTATTGTGCAAAGAATGAAAAGTTTTAAAGTGGCTGCTAAACATGTTTAATCTAAATGACCACAATGTAATTATATTCCAACGTTGAATGCTACACTAGATTCTACGAATACAAGGTTCTCGTAGCTGCTGAATTTGACAATAATAGAGAAAAAGGAAATCTACGACAAGCAATTTGGCAACGTAAGcgaatgaaaatttcaaaattgtcAACAAAGACCTATCGCTCAGTTCTCAATGGATCACTACCATGTCACGGAATCGCATCCTATAAATTGCAACGCTTGGCACATTGGAGATTCAAACCATCCATTAAATTTCTTCCAAGAAGCTTTAAGCTTACTTTTTGTCCTTGCACTCCAAATTCTGTCCTCGCCTGTGAAACAACAGAAGCATTGGCTTAACAACATGAAGAGTGGTTATGCCAAAGTTGATGAAGAGAAAGCAGAAAACTCGAAAAGCAGAAGCGTGGTAGTTGCTCTGACGTCAATTCTCGTTGTGGCCGCACTCGTGTTTGTGGCTGTCAATGCTTCTGTGACCTCAAACGACAATGCTCATCATCATCGTCATGCTTGGAGAACGGTCTCCAAAGTGGCGAACACAGCGTGTAGCAACGCCCGTTATCCTGAGCGATGTATCTCGTCCATGGCTTCATATCCTTCTTCTCAGACTGCCAAGCTTCCTGATCTCGCAAAGTTCGCCTTCCAAGTGAGCTTGCAAAGAGCTCAAAAAGCCCACGACTTCGCCCTCACACTTCAAAACAAGGTGATGAATGAAAGAGAGCGAGCGGCGTGGCAAGATTGTTTGGAGCTCTTCGAAGATACCATCGATCGTCTCAACGTCTGCTCGAACAACGGTTCCTTACACACAGACTCCCCTATTTGGCTGAGTGCAGCTCTGACAAACCAGGAAACCTGCTTGAACGGATTTCGTGATCTCAATATGAGTGCCACCAATCCCATCAGGGCTCTCATGTCCTCCAGAGCTGTCAATTTGTCAGAACTAGTCAGCAACTCGCTCTCCATGTTCAAGCTCTCCACTTTGCCTCCCAAGACCATTAATAACCGCCGCCTGCTATCTGTAATTAACGGAGATTTCCATTCCCACCATGGCCGTGAGAGTAAAGACGGATTTCCCGAATGGCTATCAGTGGGAGATCGCAAGCTATTGCAGGCGTCAAGCCCGGCCAGCCAAGCGAACGTGGTGGTAGCCCAGGACGGTTCTGGCAATTACCGAACAATCACCCAAGCAATCAACGCTGCACCCCAGAAGAGCAGCAAAAGATACATCATTTATATTAAGGCCGGAACATACAAGGAGAACATCGACATATCCAACAAGATAACCAATTTGATGTTGGTGGGAGACGGCAAGGACAAAACCGTGGTGACTGCAAGCAAGAGCGTCCAAGACGGCGTCACTACCTTCAAAACTGCAACTGTCGGTAAGACTTCAAAACCAGGAGATAGTAGTTTAGAATTTGCCCAAGtgaattttgtgattgattttgtaTTTGTGTGTTTGTGCGTGCTTTTGCAGCTGTTTCTGGCAACGGATTCGTGGCAAGAGATATGACGTTCGAGAACACGGCAGGGGCGGAGAAGCACCAGGCGGTGGCACTTCGAGTAGGGTCTGACCGTTCGGCGGTGTACCGGTGCAGCATCAAAGGCTACCAAGACACTTTGTATGTCTACTCCCTCCGCCAATTCTACCGCGAAGTTGATATCTACGGCACCGTGGATTTCATCTTCGGCAACGCAGCGGTCGTCATCCAGAACAGCAATATCATGGCCCGACGTCCCATGAGCAACCAGATGAACACAATTACTGCCCAGGCAAGAACAGATCCTAATGAAAACACCGGAATTTCCGTCCAGAATTGCATATTGTCAGCGTCTTCTGATCTCGAAGCTGTGAAAGGGTCCATCAAGACATACCTGGGGAGGCCGTGGAGGGAATACTCTCGCACTGTGTTTATGCAATCCACTCTGGGTGATCACATAGACCCTGCTGGTTGGTTGGAATGGGACGGCAATTTCGCTCTGAGCACGTTATACTACGGGGAATACAGCAACACCGGAGGTGGCGCAGGAACGTCAAAACGTGTGAATTGGCCTGGGTTTCATGTGTTGACCAGTGCCACTGAAGCCGCCAAGTTCACAGTTGCTCAATTAATCTCTGGGATCTCATGGATTCCTGCTACAGGAGTCGCTTATACTTCAGGCTTGTAACTCATATTTAATATATACCTGTTTACTTCTTTTTTTTATTGCTATTCAATTTGTTGTATAAACATCGCGAATAATTGGCTTACGCCTTCGCAGCAATCTGCCACTCATTTATTCTCAGTCAAACAGTGTTAATAAACACCGTTGAAATTGTCATGTACGTTTGCTTCCTCTCCTTGCGGCAATCTATGGAATAATATGGAAGCGCCAATATTTAATTAAAGAGTATGGGGATAATTAAAATGTGGATAAATGCGTGACGTATCAAATAATTTTCTGTGTTGAGTGCAAGGTGCTGGTAGAAGATATTCTTAAAGGTTTGGacaaatctttattatttaaaatttgataactatcaaatctttattattatttgatttattgtttaaatctAATGAATAATTTGTTTGGGTTATTTATTGTCGACCAACATTTTGAAGAAATAATGTTATAATTGTCATATATTTTTGTTTGCTTTTCTTGTGACAATCTATGGAATAAAGGTAGTGGCAATAAGCCAAGTCTTGTGGCTTCAATATTTAATTAAAGATGTTGGAGTATTTTATTTACTTTCAAATTAAAATATAGATCTATAATTCATCATATAATTAACCATGTGAAATTGAGTAATAAGATCAATATAATAGATAGGCAATGCAAGATTGATAATAGAAGTGAAATGCATGCAACACATGGACTAAGAGACTAAGTATAAACCATTCAACTAGCAATCTCCTTCAAAGAATTGTTCTTCTACTCTACAGCACAAAAAAAACTTATAGTGTATGTAGCTCAATGCTAAATGCCAGTTCCCTCAAGAGAAAAAATTACTCAACTTTATGATTCACAATATTCTATGTCATTATTCATATAGggaattgtattgtattttttagGTTGGTTTTAGCTAGACCATTAAGGTCTCACAATAAATCTATTGTTGACTATaatgaagaaaaaataataaaagaacCCTCTATTTTATAAAAATGTTTTTGACTTATcatttcaggttaaaagtacaaacttgtgtcacacttttataaaggaaatggtcaatgctaattcaaatttttaaattaaatcaatagaaagtgaaactcctacatctgaccaccttaacttggtcaaaaccttaggaaatttaattttttttaatttttccctacaatagatgaagcataggatgtgacgcatgtttcagattcaaaaaatgttataccgtttgaaagttatgagtgtttttcaatcagtctatcaattgggaattttgtcagaattcaattagaaaataaataataattatttattaaagccgaaataagacaagccttatattgttggaaagatgagaacctccttaaaaaaacctttttgttttatcattttttgCTATAAGCAAAGTCGacaaccaccagtgtaaagtctggaaaatcaaggaatattgaaaaacacatttttcagttgactttctaggctggTCACTtctaagccaaatcccaaagcaaacccgacccaaaatttcaaatttgaaatttgtacaacaaaaaacAGATATCTGATAGAATCGGATATCCAattatatcagatatccgattttaacatgtaaattcaataactaaatttgcacataattaatctattgtttattaatatatgatatattaatatacaatatattaatttataaataaattagtatatgatattagggagagggagaggggggagagggagaggggggagagagagagagagagagagagagagagagagagagagagagagagagagagagagaggaagagagagagaggggagagaggggggggaagggagggagagggcaggaggtgaggggagagagagagagagagaggggggggaagggagagatagatagagagatatagagagattaggggagagggagagagatatcaggggagagagagagggggggaatatatatatacagagagagggagagattaggggagagagagagagagagagataaggggagaggggggaggggggagagagagagggaggggaagggacatagagagagagagagagagagagggaaggggaaGGGGTCctattgtatcctatgaccccttaggtgtcaaatttttttAAGCAATATTGACActgttttttatattgtaataatggttcatcttgccaccttatgacacactatgaccccttatgacaccatatggtgttgttaggggtcatatggtgtactaaggggtcatgggatatcatatgacccctaaggacaacatatgacaccatattgggtcattatgggtcctatggtgtcataaggggtcatattgtgtcctatgaccccttaggacaccagacaccatatgacccctaacgacaccaaattgtattgttatgggtcatattgtgttctaaggggtcatatgacactatatgacccctttaagacaccatatgaccccttgggacacaatatgatcctttacAACTCCATATgggtcgttagggatcatatggtatcctaaggggacatgggataccatatgacccctaaggacaacatatgacaccatatttggtcgttatgggtcttatggtgtcgtaagggatcatattgtgtcctacgaccccttaggacaccatatgaccctttacaatactaaattgtattgttatgggtcatattgtgtcatatgacccctttaagacaccatatgaccccttaaagacACAATATAACACTTTATGACTCTATAcgatgttgttatgggttatatggccccttaggatcccctatgacaccatatggtatcgttaggggtcatatggtgtcattaggggtcatatggtgtcctaagggctcatgggATATCATATGATCCTTAAGgataatatatgaccccttatgtcacCATACTGGGTtcttatgggtcctatagtgttctaaggggtcatattgtgtcctatgacctcttaagacaccatatgaccccttacgacatcaaattgtgtcgttatgggtcatattgtgtcctaaggggtcatatgacccctttaagacaccatatgacccttcaggacacaatatgaccattaACGACTCTATATAATGTTATTatggatcatatgaccccttatgacaccatatgacaccatatgctatttttaggggtcatagggtgtcctaaggggacatgggataccttatgacccctaaggacaacatatgaccccttatgacaccatactgggtcgttatgggtcgtatggtgtctgaatgggtcatattgtgtcctatgatgtcttaggacaccatattaccccttacaacaccaatttttgtcgttatgggtcatattatgtcctaagggctcatattgtgtcatatgacccctttaagagaccatatgaccccttaggacacaatatgaccctttccgACTGTATATGTTGTCGCTAtgggccatatgacccctaatgacaccatatggtgtagttaggagtcatatggtgtcctaagacatgtttggataccatatgacccctaaggaaaacatatgaccccttatgacaccatattgggttgttatgggtcttatggtgtcctaaggggtcatattgtgttctatgacaccttaggacactatatgacccttatgATACTagattgtgtcattatgggtcatattatgtcatatgaaccctttaagacaccatatgaccccttaggacacaatatgatcctttacGATTCTaaacggtgttgttatgggtcatatggtgttgatgagtattaggaggtcggtaagtgacacagaaagaatgtgataataaaggggagaaataagttatttaatgggcaactattaccgagttagacaatgatgagatcatgttgttttgattattttgatatcctacacatgttgttgattataagtttaatattgtattatgtcaccgagcaaggaacctagtcggtaaaccctaaggttatcgatatcggttaaagaagacagaatgtctaccgagcgaagttcagtattaactgagtaacaaccgagttataatagatagcattggatggataaaagcattatttaatgaaggatgctgatgagctggagatgaataaatgattggtatttcGCGCAAGAagtttttgttaaggatctacggcaatgaaaaatcaagaggaaaatctacagcacagattgaaccgcaataacctagcacaagttcccaggaaggaatgcaagttccaaggcgaggtaaaacattttcagatcaaaggattcattgaacctagtccaatttaatgatctgatggctaatattaatcatgggaaatgtgatcaaggagatcaagtgattagaaattgtttataaataaggaattgttgataaataatgtatacgggcaaatgtatgcacagtgatgctacaggattgtttaccgagctcagaagcttgaagatttgattgaagaacagattgagaagcccagcaagcccaacaagggactagataagtcttatgacaagattgttttgagcaaatagaatctgctttagcatttcagatgtgaagttgcagatataatttattactgttatttgtttagtaagtgacaggaaatatcttaactgagtggacctaatagtcttatttgtaaaccctctagcaaggtaacattttaaatgagtgcttgaaatcctttgacaaggtcacttctaacaaagtgcaagactctaacaagtctgagggaaatcccttaaccgggtcacatctagcaatgtgtttgtaatctttaacaggattttcttttaaccgagcattctctagaagggtatatttcttagtgggtctgaaatcccacagtggtttttccctatttgggtttccacgttaaatctggtgttatatgtgttgtgatattATATGTTCAtagtttgaatgttttatagttcTGGTTACATAttttgaagtataagctaccgaggttgaatcagttgaatatattgaacaagttaagtttgtatgattcaccccccccccctcctcatcttactaactattggcatcagaactttatagtcatgggatacaatatgacccctaaggacagcatatgaccccttatgacaccatattgggtcgttatgggtcctatggtgtcataaggggtcatattgtgtcctatgactttCTCCTAATgaatattgaaaaacacgtttttttcagttgactttccaggcttgtcacttctaAGCCGAAACCCAAAGAaaacccgagccaaaatttgaaatatgaaatttgtacaacaaaaatcagatatccaatttaaacatgtaaattcaataactaaatttgcacattattaatctattgtttattaatatattaatatataatatattaatatacaatatattaatttataaataaattagtatatgatattagggagagggagaggggggagtgggggagagagagagagagagagagagagagagagagagagagagagagagagagagagagagagagagagagagatattaggggagaggaagggagagtgagggagagggagagggtgaggaagagagagaggggagagagagtgggagggagggatagagagagattaggggagagggagggagagggcaggaggggaggggagagggagagggcgGGAGGGGAGGGAGACAgacatagagatagagatagagagatatgggAGGGtaaagggagagatagatagagagagatagagagattaggagagagggagagagagattaggggagagagagagggggggaatatatatatatatatacagagagagagagattaggggagaggggggagggggggagagagagagggatggggaagagagagagagagagagagagagagagagagagagagagagatagaaagggagggggaagggttcatattgtgtcctatgaccccttaggtgttaaatttttgtaagcaatattgacactgctttttatattgtaataatggttcatcttgctaccttatgacacactatgaccccttatgacaccatatagtgttgttaggggtcatatggtgtactaaggggtcatgggataccatatgactgctaaggacaatatatgaccccttatgacaccatattgggtcattatgggtcctatggtgtcataaggtgtcatattgtgtcctatgaccccttaagacactagacaccatatgacccctgacgacaccaaattgtgttgttatgggtcatattgtgtcctaaggggtcatattgtgtcatatgacccctttaagacaccatatgaccccttaagacacaatatgaccctttacgactccaTATgggtcattagggatcatatggtgtcctaaggggtcatgggataccatataacccctaaggacaacatatgataccatattgggttgttgtgggtcctatggtgtcctaaggggtcatattgtgttctacgacccctaaggacaccatatgaccctttacaacaccaaattgtgtcgttatgggtcatattgtgtcctaaggggtcatattgtgtcatatgacccctttaagacaccatatgacccccttaggacacaatatgacactttacgactatacggtgtcgttatgggtcatatgaccccttatgatcacttatgacaccgtatggtgtcgttaggggtcatatagtgtcctaaggggtcatgggatatcatatgacccttaaggacaatatatgaccccttatgacaccatattgggtcgttatgggtcctataatgtcgtaaggggttatattgtgtcctaagacctattaggacactatatgaccccttacgacatcaaattgtgtcgttatcggtcatataatgtcctaagggttcatatggtgtcatatgacccctttaagacaccatacggccctttaagacacaatatgaccctttacgactctatatgatgtttttatgggtcatatgacccgttatgatgccttatgacaccatatggtgttgttaggggtcatatcatgtcctaaggggtcatgggataccttatgacccctaaggacaacatatgaccccttttgacgccatattgggtcgttatgggttgtatggtgtccgaatgggtcatattgtgtcctatgaccccttaggacaccatattaccccttacaacaccaaattgtattgttatgggtcatattatgtcctatgggcTCATATtctatcatatgacccctttaagacaccatatgaccccttaggacacaatatgaccctttacgactgtatagggtgtcattatggatcatatgaacccttatgacaccatatggtgtcgttagaagtcatacggtgtcctaaggagtcataggatgtcgtatgacccctaaggacaacatatgaccccttatgacaccatactgggttgttgtgggtcctatggtgtcctaaggggtcatattgtgtcctatgaccccttaggataccatatgaccctttcgataccaaattgtgtcattatgagtcatattgtgtcacatgaaccctttaagacaccatatgaccccttaggacacaatatgatcctttacGATTCTATACAGTGTTTTTATGGGTCATTttaccccttatgacatcatatagtgtcggtaggggtcatatggtttcctaaggggtcatgggataccatatgacccctaaggataacatatgaccctttatgacaccatattgggttgttatgggtcctatggtctcctaaggggtcgtattgtgttctatgatcccttaggacaccatatgaccccttacagcatgaaattgtgttgttatgggtcatattatgtcctacggggtcatattgtgtcatatgacccctttaagagaccatatgaccccttaggacataatatgaccccttatgacaccatattgggtcattatgggtcctaaggggtcatatgacccctctcccagaatctctctctctctccctctccctagtcTCTCTCACCCTCCCTctaccctaatctctctctccctgtcccctaatatttctctctccccatccccccctctctctctctctcactctctcccctaaTTTCTCTCCCCcctaccccctccccccctctctcccctaatctctctctcctcctctaatctctctctctctctctctaaaatatgaaaactgaaatcgaatatctgatttctgccactgccattaatgtggcaatagtaaaaaaaagGCCAACAAtgggaattatttttgggaccccccaaatttatgcattaaaatcagatatccaatataATAGGATATCCGATtatattggatatctgatttttgtggattccaatggtccacattcttcacattctacTTTTTGTTAACAATCATAGGTTtttagacaggttgagacaaatttgtgcttttgagagattcttaaagtcaaatcttacattgtcaatcatttaggagaatctttgtggaggtaaatggggagtattAGTCGtcggaagtcaaaatgcaaaagaaagctttcaaatgaccaaattgaagtgtatagagaaagagatagagaaggtcataggaggaggagataaggtatgttaaatattgctaatgttacttcaagtgaagaggaaattcaatttgaaaatgttgaacaagttattgaaaatgaaaaatgtagattttgaaagtgaaaatgttgaacatgttgaaaatgtttaaagtgataatgaaaatgctcaacatgatgtgagaacGGAAAGTGAAAAtatgggagttgacaatgaaggtgtccataattttggtttaaatatgaaattttttgacattggaggtgaaaatgtagaaaattttgacataggtggtgaacatgtggaaaattttgacattggaggtgaaaatatggaaaactttgacattgaaggtggaatttctcaaccaagtgaacaatatgtaacacctaattacttcagaaatgaagaccctctcatggatgaaagacaaattccaaatccaagaccttgaagaaccccaaaatggctacttgaaattgatgagaacattattgagaATCTttaaggcaagaggtcaacaagaattgttagattgtgggctacacaacttttcgaccaaaattttagcaataacattaaccgagcaatgccaactttttgttcaatttctaaagatgataaagatgagaacattgctaaacaaattgaagatttgtatgaacaagaagatggagcgaaattctattattgcaaaaaatctattcaATGTtgtcaattctattggaaagaatagcaaggaaagagataagagatccgctcgaagagtgattacaacctccttagaaCCATCAATTaaggaaggcttgtcaaatgagaccAACTTGTGTTGACTTGAACATAaatcgtaaaactttggatagagcacttgcatgaagataaagacttgacaatccacttcaacatgatacatgggattttggtgggaggcttccacgtgtttaTAGAAAGTTGtatgacaatgtgaaggaggagattcaacaatttttacACTTTAATTATatagtatcacccaatgtaaaggacattttgaaattaagaatcgacaaacGAGACCGCACACCCCATCCCTTAGATTtcatggaatcaagccaaacaattttgtacaaatttttttgtgaagtcatccaactttgaaaatatcacaaagggcctttgaatctttgaagccattttattgtgtacctcttaagattcgtaatacttgttgttgcaagtaccatgtggagttttcaatgtaaaatgaac includes:
- the LOC131049352 gene encoding pectinesterase-like, whose translation is MKSGYAKVDEEKAENSKSRSVVVALTSILVVAALVFVAVNASVTSNDNAHHHRHAWRTVSKVANTACSNARYPERCISSMASYPSSQTAKLPDLAKFAFQVSLQRAQKAHDFALTLQNKVMNERERAAWQDCLELFEDTIDRLNVCSNNGSLHTDSPIWLSAALTNQETCLNGFRDLNMSATNPIRALMSSRAVNLSELVSNSLSMFKLSTLPPKTINNRRLLSVINGDFHSHHGRESKDGFPEWLSVGDRKLLQASSPASQANVVVAQDGSGNYRTITQAINAAPQKSSKRYIIYIKAGTYKENIDISNKITNLMLVGDGKDKTVVTASKSVQDGVTTFKTATVAVSGNGFVARDMTFENTAGAEKHQAVALRVGSDRSAVYRCSIKGYQDTLYVYSLRQFYREVDIYGTVDFIFGNAAVVIQNSNIMARRPMSNQMNTITAQARTDPNENTGISVQNCILSASSDLEAVKGSIKTYLGRPWREYSRTVFMQSTLGDHIDPAGWLEWDGNFALSTLYYGEYSNTGGGAGTSKRVNWPGFHVLTSATEAAKFTVAQLISGISWIPATGVAYTSGL